The following proteins are co-located in the Gossypium hirsutum isolate 1008001.06 chromosome A02, Gossypium_hirsutum_v2.1, whole genome shotgun sequence genome:
- the LOC107933224 gene encoding major strawberry allergen Fra a 1.05, translated as MGVFTYESEVITAIPPAKMFKACIVDGDTLIPKIVPQAFKTIEYIEGNGEPGSIKKVTFGEGSQFNYMKEKVEALDKDKLVYRYSVIEGDALMNKLEKITYETKLEASPGGGSICKTSSKYYTIADFEITEEGIKAGKEKTLQIFKAVEAYLLANPDKY; from the exons ATGGGTGTTTTCACATATGAATCTGAGGTTATTACAGCAATCCCACCAGCCAAGATGTTTAAGGCTTGCATCGTTGATGGTGACACTCTCATTCCCAAGATTGTTCCTCAGGCTTTTAAGACCATTGAGTACATTGAAGGCAATGGTGAGCCTGGTAGCATCAAGAAGGTCACTTTTGGAGAAG GAAGCCAGTTCAATTATATGAAGGAGAAGGTGGAAGCATTAGACAAAGATAAATTAGTGTACAGGTACAGTGTGATTGAAGGGGATGCATTGATGAACAAACTGGAGAAAATCACTTACGAAACCAAGTTGGAGGCATCACCGGGTGGGGGATCCATTTGTAAGACCAGCAGTAAATATTACACCATTGCTGACTTTGAGATCACAGAAGAAGGAATCAAGGCTGGCAAAGAAAAAACCTTGCAAATATTCAAGGCTGTTGAAGCTTATCTCCTGGCAAATCCTGACAAATATTGA